Proteins co-encoded in one Puntigrus tetrazona isolate hp1 chromosome 20, ASM1883169v1, whole genome shotgun sequence genomic window:
- the LOC122324475 gene encoding ectonucleotide pyrophosphatase/phosphodiesterase family member 1-like, producing the protein MDSAKRDEHMSEHAANLLGTGQRSKRTQSATKTKSRCLKVLCAVLLLGLLALILTVIFILKHRCSDKDAISCRNRCLSKSRDSTAVCHCDAACVNEGTCCLDYQETCLEPSQRWTCSKFRCGEERLLNSLCSCSEDCVTEGDCCSNYKSVCEGEKPWLEGDCEDIKTTQCPPGFSKPPLLLVSLDGFRAGYMEAYSSLLPVINKLKKCGTSTPYMRPAYPTKTFPNHYTIVTGLYPESHGIVDNKMYDVARNASFSLKADEKFNPVWYQGEPVWLTAMKNKLKTATFFWPGSDVKVNGHFPDYWVKYDRNIPFEQRMAKIFKWLHLSEGERPDFYTLYFEEPDSAGHRHGPMSSQVIEALLNVDRLLGMLMDGLKERQLHRCVNLVLVSDHGMEEASCKKAAYVSSYVDNIDDITVIQGPAARVRPKRLPDEFFSFDYEGLVKNLSCKKADQPMKPYLKEHLPKRLHFASNIRIERAHLYMQPGWQAALQPNEIKYCKGGFHGSDNVFKSMQAIFIGYGPGMHSKTNVLPFENIEVYNLLCDLLGIPPAPNNGTHGSLNHLLRNPPHQPVYPAERSAASTCTHVRSGVRDPRGCTCDSLTDAEVHRLNLRLIDSNSSSYVKAVHLPYGIPRVLQEQSDYCILHHTAYVSGYSRNILMPLWVSYSLNATVSVQPSADTCVRADVRVQASARQSCSFYKNNSTLTFGLLHPPNFSPTGTEPDSLITSNMVPMFPAFKDVWNRFHDVLLVKYSQKLNGVNVVSGPIFDNDFDGNYDFMNKGTPNGAPIPTHFFVILTSCKNSSLSIRQCDGPLDAVSFILPHRADRLETCHNGSDYSWLQDWVQFHVARVRDVELLTGLSFYHDQISVAETSRLKTTLKTF; encoded by the exons ATGGATTCAGCCAAGCGGGATGAACACATGAGCGAGCACGCCGCCAACCTACTGGGGACGGGACAGAGGTCCAAACGGACACAAAGCGCCACCAAAACAAAGTCAAGATGCTTGAAAGTCCTCTGTGCG gTCCTTCTGCTTGGCTTGCTGGCTTTAATTCTCACAGTCATATTTATACTCAAACACCGTTGCAGTGATAAAG ATGCTATTAGCTGTAGAAACCGCTGCTTGTCCAAAAGTCGTGACTCTACCGCTGTGTGCCACTGTGACGCTGCGTGTGTGAACGAAGGCACCTGCTGTCTGGACTATCAGGAAACGTGTTTAGAACCAA GTCAGCGCTGGACGTGTTCTAAATTCCGCTGCGGTGAGGAGCGTTTGCTGAACAGCCTCTGCTCCTGTTCTGAAGACTGTGTGACGGAGGGGGACTGCTGCTCAAACTACAAGAGTGTATGTGAAG GTGAAAAACCTTGGCTGGAAGGGGACTGTGAAGACATCAAGACTACTCAGTGTCCTCCTGG GTTTTCTAAACCGCCGTTGCTTCTGGTGTCTCTGGATGGATTCAGGGCAGGATACATGGAGGCCTACAGCAGCCTGCTTCCTGTCATCAACAAACTCA AGAAATGTGGGACCTCCACACCATATATGAGACCTGCTTATCCCACCAAGACCTTCCCAAATCATTACACCATAGTGACA GGTCTATATCCAGAATCACATGGAATTGTGGACAATAAGATGTATGATGTCGCTCGTAATGCCTCTTTCAGTTTGAAAGCTGATGAGAAATTCAACCCTGTTTGGTACCAGGGTGAACCA GTTTGGCTCACAGccatgaaaaacaaactgaaaacgGCTACTTTCTTCTGGCCTGGATCTGATGTGAAAGTCAATGGACATTTCCCAGATTACTGGGTGAAGTATGACAG GAACATCCCCTTTGAACAGAGAATGgcaaaaatctttaaatggtTGCATTTATCTGAAGGAGAAAG GCCAGACTTTTACACCTTATACTTTGAAGAGCCTGATTCTGCAGGTCATCGACATGGACCAATGAGTAGCCAG GTCATTGAGGCTTTACTGAATGTCGACAGGCTTCTTGGGATGTTGATGGATGGTCTTAAGGAAAGACAGCTGCACAGATGTGTCAACCTGGTTCTGGTCTCTGACCACG GGATGGAAGAAGCATCGTGTAAGAAAGCTGCGTATGTCTCCAGCTATGTGGACAACATTGATGACATCACTGTCATCCAGGGTCCTGCGGCGAGAGTCCGTCCCAAGCGTTTGCCTGATGAGTTCTTCTCCT TTGATTATGAAGGTCTGGTGAAGAATCTTTCG TGCAAAAAAGCGGATCAGCCGATGAAGCCGTATCTGAAGGAGCATCTGCCCAAACGCCTTCACTTCGCCAGTAACATCCGTATAGAGCGAGCGCATCTCTACATGCAGCCCGGCTGGCAGGCAGCGCT CCAaccaaatgaaattaaatactgCAAGGGCGGCTTCCACGGGTCAGATAACGTCTTCAAGAGCATGCAG GCTATTTTTATTGGATATGGACCAGGTATGCATTCTAAGACGAATGTGCTCCCTTTTGAGAACATTGAAGTCTACAACCTCCTATGTg ATTTGCTGGGTATTCCTCCTGCCCCCAATAACGGCACCCATGGCAGTTTAAACCACCTGCTGAGGAACCCACCCCACCAGCCGGTGTACCCCGCAGAGCGCTCGGCAGCGTCGACATGCACCCATGTGAGGAGCGGCGTACGGGACCCCCGCGGCTGCACCTGTGACTCCCTCACTGACGCGGAG GTCCACCGCCTGAACCTGCGTCTCATCGACTCAAACTCAA GCTCTTACGTGAAGGCTGTTCATCTTCCTTACGGAATCCCGCGTGTTCTTCAGGAGCAGTCGGATTACTGTATACTTCACCACACTGCGTACGTCAGCGGATACAGCAGAAACATCCTCATGCCCCTTTGGGTCTCGTACTCGTTGAATGCAACG GTGAGCGTCCAGCCCTCGGCAGACACATGTGTGCGTGCAGATGTGCGTGTTCAGGCCAGTGCCAGACAGTCCTGCTCGTTCTACAAGAACAATTCCACTCTGACCTTTGGCCTCCTGCATCCACCCA ACTTCAGTCCTACAGGAACTGAGCCAGACTCCTTAATTACAAGCAACATGGTGCCCATGTTTCCTGCTTTCAAAG ATGTCTGGAATCGCTTTCACGATGTTCTGCTTGTCAAGTATTCGCAAAAGCTGAACGGAGTCAACGTTGTGAGCGGACCAATATTCGACAACGACTTTGACGGGAACTATGACTTTATGAACAAGGGAACCCC GAACGGGGCTCCCATCCCAACGCATTTTTTTGTGATTCTTACAAGTTGTAAGAACTCGTCCCTTTCCATCCGACAGTGCGACGGTCCTCTAGATGCCGTGTCGTTCATTCTTCCTCATCGAGCTGATCGTCTGGAAACGTGTCAT AACGGCTCAGACTACTCGTGGCTCCAGGACTGGGTTCAGTTTCACGTGGCGCGGGTCCGAGACGTCGAGCTTCTGACGGGCTTGAGTTTTTACCACGACCAGATATCTGTCGCCGAAACATCACGACTCAAAACCACACTCAAAACTTTCTAG